From a single Planctellipticum variicoloris genomic region:
- a CDS encoding DUF1553 domain-containing protein, translating into MLRCLALIGLLLIPAAVGSAADAPYDEIVAADQPLLWWRFEGDAKARLNADSRSAADLGPLAPVGAVKWGQPGPQPERYPRFKADNSAVVLGGGGAYLKLKDPGENSPLDFGPGDSLTLEAWISPSKLGAGQQVYILGKGRTKNPGVANDNQNYGLRVTETRGEACLSFLFREAGNRPGKTEDWHRWNSKTGCSTDGSWHHVAVSYTFGKPESIRGYIDGKPVQGTWDYGGATTAGPAVDDDELWIGSSMGGSAGSTFQGGIDEVAIYRSAVPAERMALRFEEHRPPAYATPLESVPQQGVLVEVMGPVPDKGNWDFSTPAPVENYIQPDWSLTGIRNAYNAHGIRIDRSNPTFVRLTGWLTLAERKSRLMVRSRGASKVYFNGELQADIPFTPLKGDGHNPVPELGSKISQSIRIPQPGDREQDFEFTSDGKPVLVTWEMQLGGKERRPEAGESLIAIERDRMFYLAGTAAPAPLTDEAWLAHAQQFETWLAEQNRLRRLETGREYAKFWEQRHDLARESLKDWPAPELPVVSGQPADANPIDRFIGARLEKEEVAALPLTDDASFLRRTCLDVWGRIPPAELLAEVKLGGQPLDRARLIDRLLASPEWADHWVAYWQDVLAENPNIVNPTLNNTGPFRWWLHESFVDNKPFDRFATELVLMEGSDRYGGVGGFATASQNDAPMAAKAHIISQSFLALEMKCARCHDAPYHDFKQSDLFQLAALLKRGPEAVPKTSTVPTGNAGLAAGRVKVTLKPGESVEPEWPFADKISGELAAGLMQKPDDSREQFAVWVTNPGNRRFPQVIANRMWQRYLGRGLVEPVDDWENSEPSHPELLDFLARELVASGYDLKHLSRLILTSQTYQRQSDLTLEEKPERAELFAGPKPRRLSAEQVVDSLFTAAAKPFNTEELSIDVDGTRSYKSSISLGFPTRAWQFTSMSNERDRPSLSLPAAQAFVNVLETFGWRSSRPDPISVRPEETSVLQPAILANGLAGRRASQLSDDSVFTELALQTATPDAYVDALYLHVLTRRPTDGERSVMVDLLKDGFDERIVPGNPQVRKPGPPRTTGVSWSNHLLPEATERKLALARELEAGDPPTARLTADWRQRAEDCVWALLNSPEFLVIP; encoded by the coding sequence ATGTTGCGCTGCCTGGCTCTGATCGGTCTGCTGCTGATTCCCGCCGCCGTCGGCTCTGCCGCTGATGCTCCTTATGATGAAATTGTCGCCGCCGATCAGCCGTTGCTGTGGTGGCGGTTTGAGGGCGATGCCAAAGCCCGGCTGAACGCCGATTCCCGTTCTGCAGCCGATCTCGGTCCGCTGGCGCCGGTTGGAGCCGTGAAGTGGGGGCAACCGGGGCCGCAGCCGGAGCGCTATCCTCGATTTAAAGCGGACAACTCGGCGGTTGTCCTGGGTGGCGGTGGAGCGTACCTGAAGCTCAAAGATCCGGGCGAGAACAGCCCGCTCGACTTCGGCCCCGGAGACTCGCTGACGCTCGAAGCGTGGATTTCGCCGTCCAAGCTCGGAGCCGGTCAGCAGGTTTACATTCTCGGCAAAGGTCGGACAAAAAATCCGGGCGTTGCGAATGACAATCAGAACTATGGGCTGCGAGTGACTGAGACGCGCGGCGAGGCCTGTCTGAGCTTTCTGTTTCGCGAGGCGGGCAATCGACCGGGGAAGACCGAGGACTGGCATCGCTGGAACTCGAAGACCGGCTGCAGCACCGACGGGAGCTGGCACCATGTGGCGGTGAGCTACACCTTCGGCAAGCCGGAGAGCATTCGCGGCTACATCGACGGCAAACCGGTCCAGGGGACATGGGACTACGGTGGCGCGACGACGGCCGGCCCCGCGGTCGACGACGATGAGCTGTGGATTGGCTCCTCAATGGGTGGGTCAGCCGGGAGCACGTTTCAGGGTGGAATCGACGAAGTCGCGATTTATCGAAGCGCTGTCCCGGCGGAGCGAATGGCTCTGCGGTTTGAAGAACATCGTCCGCCGGCCTATGCGACGCCGCTGGAATCGGTGCCGCAGCAGGGCGTGCTGGTCGAGGTGATGGGACCGGTTCCGGACAAGGGGAACTGGGATTTCAGTACTCCAGCTCCGGTCGAGAACTATATCCAGCCGGACTGGTCGCTGACGGGAATTCGCAACGCATACAATGCCCACGGCATCCGGATCGATCGCAGCAATCCAACATTCGTCCGGTTGACCGGCTGGCTGACGCTGGCCGAGAGAAAGTCCCGGCTGATGGTCCGCTCGCGCGGGGCGTCGAAAGTCTATTTCAACGGCGAGTTGCAGGCGGACATCCCTTTTACTCCGTTGAAAGGGGACGGGCACAACCCGGTTCCCGAACTGGGAAGTAAGATCTCGCAGTCGATCCGCATTCCCCAGCCCGGCGATCGCGAGCAGGATTTCGAGTTCACATCCGATGGCAAACCGGTCCTCGTCACCTGGGAAATGCAGCTTGGCGGCAAGGAGCGTCGGCCCGAAGCGGGCGAGTCGCTGATCGCCATCGAGCGTGACCGCATGTTCTACCTGGCGGGGACCGCAGCGCCGGCGCCGCTGACCGACGAGGCCTGGCTGGCACACGCTCAGCAGTTCGAGACCTGGCTCGCCGAACAGAATCGCCTCCGCCGGCTGGAGACGGGCCGGGAGTACGCGAAGTTCTGGGAACAGCGGCATGACCTGGCGCGGGAGTCTCTCAAGGACTGGCCGGCCCCGGAACTGCCTGTGGTTTCGGGTCAGCCCGCCGACGCAAATCCGATCGACCGGTTCATCGGAGCGAGGTTGGAGAAGGAAGAGGTGGCTGCGCTGCCGCTGACGGACGACGCGTCGTTTTTGCGGCGTACCTGCCTGGATGTCTGGGGCCGGATTCCACCCGCGGAACTGCTCGCGGAAGTCAAATTGGGCGGACAACCGCTCGACCGAGCCAGGCTAATCGATCGGCTGCTGGCCAGTCCCGAGTGGGCTGACCATTGGGTGGCCTACTGGCAGGACGTGCTCGCCGAGAACCCGAACATCGTCAACCCCACGCTCAACAACACCGGGCCGTTCCGCTGGTGGCTGCACGAGTCGTTCGTCGACAACAAGCCGTTCGACCGGTTCGCCACAGAGCTGGTGCTGATGGAGGGGAGTGACCGCTACGGCGGCGTCGGCGGTTTTGCGACCGCTTCGCAGAACGACGCCCCGATGGCCGCCAAGGCCCACATCATCTCGCAGTCCTTTCTGGCGCTGGAAATGAAGTGCGCCCGCTGCCACGACGCGCCCTATCACGACTTCAAACAGTCCGACCTGTTTCAGTTGGCCGCCCTGCTGAAACGGGGGCCGGAGGCGGTGCCGAAGACCAGCACTGTGCCCACGGGGAACGCCGGCCTGGCCGCCGGTCGCGTGAAGGTGACGCTCAAACCCGGCGAGTCGGTGGAGCCCGAGTGGCCGTTCGCCGACAAGATTTCGGGCGAACTGGCGGCGGGGCTGATGCAGAAGCCGGACGACAGCCGCGAGCAGTTTGCCGTGTGGGTCACCAACCCCGGCAATCGCCGGTTTCCGCAGGTGATCGCAAACCGGATGTGGCAGCGCTATCTCGGCCGGGGACTCGTCGAACCCGTCGACGACTGGGAAAACTCCGAACCGTCTCATCCCGAGCTGCTCGACTTTCTGGCTCGCGAACTGGTCGCCTCCGGCTACGACCTCAAGCATCTGTCCCGGCTGATCCTGACGTCGCAAACCTATCAGCGGCAGTCGGATCTGACGCTGGAAGAGAAGCCCGAACGGGCCGAGCTGTTTGCCGGTCCGAAACCCCGCCGGCTGTCTGCCGAGCAGGTGGTTGACTCCCTCTTTACCGCGGCGGCTAAGCCCTTCAATACGGAAGAGCTGAGCATCGACGTTGACGGCACCCGGAGCTACAAGTCGTCAATCAGCCTGGGATTCCCGACCCGCGCCTGGCAGTTTACTTCGATGAGCAACGAGCGCGACCGGCCGAGTCTGTCGCTTCCGGCGGCTCAGGCGTTCGTGAACGTGCTGGAGACCTTCGGCTGGCGGTCGTCGCGTCCGGATCCGATTTCGGTCCGTCCCGAGGAAACCTCGGTGCTCCAGCCGGCGATTCTGGCGAACGGACTGGCAGGCCGGCGGGCGTCACAGCTCTCCGATGACAGCGTTTTCACCGAACTGGCCCTGCAGACCGCGACTCCCGACGCCTACGTCGACGCTCTGTATCTGCACGTTCTGACCCGCAGGCCGACGGACGGCGAGAGGAGCGTCATGGTCGATCTCTTGAAGGACGGTTTTGACGAGCGGATCGTGCCGGGAAATCCTCAGGTCCGGAAACCGGGTCCGCCGCGAACGACCGGCGTTTCCTGGTCGAATCACCTGCTGCCGGAAGCGACCGAGCGCAAGCTGGCTCTGGCGCGGGAACTGGAAGCAGGAGATCCGCCGACGGCCCGACTGACGGCGGACTGGCGTCAGCGGGCCGAAGACTGCGTCTGGGCGCTGTTGAATTCGCCAGAATTTCTGGTGATTCCTTAG
- a CDS encoding Gfo/Idh/MocA family protein yields the protein MTQRLPRRTFLAAAASAFAAPYIIPSSAFGANERIVTMHVGVGGQGTANLNAFLGRGTAPAALCDVDSKHLAKAVSLVNGKGITCEGYRDYRKALERKDIDAVVVSTPDHWHALATIHACQAGKDVYCEKPLSLTVAEGRKMVQAARENKRIVQTGSQQRSDDKFRLACELVRSGRIGAIKEVLVGIPGCNFSGDAVPDSEPPAELDYDLWLGPAPQRPYNAKHVHYLFRFFWDYSGGQMTNFGAHHIDIAQWGLGMDDSGPVAVEGTATFDPAHRYEVSSTCRLTYTYANGAKMVVGQEQKDIMGGVTFKGEKGEIYVTRGKLTSNPAEIITEPLKESDVHLTVSKNHQQNFLDCIKSRELPICDVEIGHRSATACHLGNLVIRLGRKIAWDPQQETIPGDKEATAMLSRPYRSPWTLG from the coding sequence GTGACTCAGCGACTGCCCCGTCGAACGTTCCTGGCTGCCGCCGCTTCGGCGTTTGCCGCGCCGTACATCATCCCCAGCTCCGCCTTCGGGGCGAACGAGCGGATCGTGACCATGCACGTCGGCGTGGGCGGGCAGGGAACTGCAAACCTGAATGCCTTCCTGGGCCGCGGGACGGCTCCCGCGGCGCTCTGCGACGTCGACAGCAAGCACCTGGCGAAAGCGGTATCGCTGGTGAACGGGAAAGGGATCACTTGCGAAGGCTATCGCGACTACCGGAAGGCGCTGGAGCGAAAGGATATCGACGCGGTAGTCGTCTCCACGCCGGACCATTGGCACGCGCTGGCGACGATTCACGCCTGCCAGGCGGGCAAAGACGTTTACTGCGAGAAGCCGCTGTCGTTGACGGTGGCTGAAGGCAGGAAGATGGTCCAGGCCGCCCGCGAGAACAAGCGGATCGTGCAGACCGGTTCGCAGCAGCGCTCCGATGACAAGTTCCGGCTGGCGTGCGAGCTGGTCCGTTCGGGCCGAATCGGGGCCATCAAGGAAGTCCTGGTCGGGATTCCCGGCTGCAACTTCTCGGGCGACGCCGTACCGGATTCGGAACCGCCCGCCGAACTGGACTACGATCTGTGGCTCGGCCCGGCGCCGCAGCGGCCCTACAACGCCAAGCACGTCCATTACCTGTTCCGCTTTTTCTGGGACTACTCGGGCGGGCAGATGACCAATTTCGGGGCGCACCACATCGACATCGCGCAGTGGGGCCTTGGGATGGACGATTCGGGGCCGGTCGCCGTCGAAGGGACGGCGACGTTCGATCCGGCGCACCGGTACGAAGTCTCCAGCACCTGCCGGCTGACCTACACCTACGCCAATGGCGCCAAAATGGTCGTCGGCCAGGAGCAGAAGGACATCATGGGCGGGGTGACCTTCAAGGGCGAGAAGGGGGAGATCTACGTCACGCGCGGCAAGCTGACCAGCAACCCGGCGGAGATCATCACGGAACCGCTCAAGGAAAGCGACGTTCATCTGACGGTCAGCAAGAACCATCAGCAGAACTTCCTGGATTGCATCAAGTCCCGCGAATTGCCGATCTGCGACGTCGAGATCGGGCATCGCTCGGCGACCGCCTGCCACTTGGGAAACCTGGTGATCCGGCTCGGACGAAAGATCGCCTGGGATCCCCAGCAGGAAACGATCCCCGGCGACAAAGAAGCGACAGCAATGCTGTCCCGCCCTTACCGATCGCCGTGGACGCTGGGGTAA
- a CDS encoding mandelate racemase/muconate lactonizing enzyme family protein: MKIVAVDVYPLTGATVDGGWPQGHEPQENLHTLVSIRSDAGLTGFGSCFTSGTLVTGAVQLLWPLLKGESGVEPERVSEKLRQSSFWQGRGGSVEHAISGLDIALWDLMGRACGQPVSRLLGGNYRSTIKPYGSILFDEPDRLRQTLESVVGRGFKAIKMGWRPFGRRNRKFDELLVKTARQTVGDGVELMVDAGGSEQFWPHGTNWARNTASMLADYAITWFEEPLPPDDIAGYAELTRVSPVPIAGGEVLTRRQAFQPWIEQRAVDILQPDCTKNGGLSESRRIAWMAYDHNIQVVPHGWNTALGLAADLQFSAAIPVARYVEYLTPCAYIEELMTEPFRIDAEGLLEIPTKPGLGIDVDREKLKRFCPQPVEFR, translated from the coding sequence GTGAAGATTGTTGCTGTCGACGTGTACCCGCTGACCGGGGCCACGGTGGATGGGGGCTGGCCGCAGGGACACGAGCCGCAGGAGAACCTGCATACGCTGGTCTCAATCCGCTCGGATGCCGGGCTGACTGGCTTCGGGAGCTGCTTCACCTCGGGGACCCTGGTCACCGGCGCAGTGCAACTGCTGTGGCCGCTGCTCAAGGGGGAATCGGGCGTCGAGCCCGAACGGGTCTCGGAAAAACTGCGACAATCCTCATTCTGGCAGGGGCGCGGCGGTTCGGTCGAGCATGCAATCAGCGGGCTGGACATCGCCCTGTGGGATCTGATGGGCCGGGCTTGCGGGCAACCGGTTTCGCGACTGCTGGGAGGCAACTACCGGTCGACGATCAAGCCGTATGGCTCGATCCTGTTCGACGAACCGGACCGGTTGCGGCAGACGCTGGAGAGCGTCGTCGGCCGGGGCTTCAAGGCGATCAAGATGGGCTGGCGGCCGTTCGGCCGGCGGAACCGGAAGTTTGACGAACTGCTGGTCAAGACGGCCCGGCAGACGGTCGGCGACGGTGTGGAACTGATGGTCGACGCCGGCGGGAGCGAGCAGTTCTGGCCGCACGGCACGAACTGGGCCCGCAACACGGCCTCGATGCTCGCGGACTATGCGATCACCTGGTTCGAGGAGCCCTTGCCGCCGGACGACATCGCGGGCTACGCCGAGCTGACCCGGGTTTCGCCGGTGCCGATCGCCGGGGGCGAAGTCCTCACACGGCGGCAGGCCTTTCAGCCGTGGATCGAGCAGCGGGCGGTCGACATTCTGCAGCCCGACTGCACGAAGAACGGCGGCCTGAGCGAGTCGCGCCGGATCGCCTGGATGGCGTACGATCACAACATTCAAGTCGTGCCGCATGGCTGGAATACCGCGCTGGGACTGGCGGCGGATCTGCAGTTCTCGGCGGCGATTCCGGTGGCGCGGTACGTCGAGTACCTGACCCCCTGCGCGTACATCGAAGAGCTCATGACGGAGCCGTTCCGGATCGACGCCGAGGGCCTGCTGGAGATTCCGACAAAGCCCGGTCTGGGGATCGACGTGGATCGCGAGAAGTTGAAGCGGTTCTGCCCGCAACCGGTGGAGTTCCGGTGA
- a CDS encoding MFS transporter, with product MHDATVPERPTGVRWRVFALACGCSFLLYLHRYTWNIVGPKLQDTYQFDHALAGWVFAAFYVTYAAGQIPSGIFIDRFGPHRFLSIIAVLWSACLAGFGLTGNLWALGGLRALFGAAQAGCYPGLTKVTRSWFPLRSRTMIQGWVATTFGRAGGAMSPILLGTVLMGWCGFTWQSALWVLAGCGVVFGIGFGLLFRNTPEEHPEVNEAELSIIRDGQVAAAPQTGVLPWGQAFRNRSLRVFVVQQYLDAGSDVVFVSLIGAYFLQAHGVDIKSTGWLVSLPLWGGALGGIVGGWLNETLIGATGNRRWSRSLIGATGKIVGCVCLLLMATLANPLYAGLMLGVAKFFSDWSQPTVWGTCTDLGGRFSATVFSIINTAGTLGGVIMPPAFGYLLDAFTTTQTVAGETLKMTNWSPLFYLIAAMYFGSGFCWLLIDCTKTLDTSEQSLA from the coding sequence ATGCACGACGCCACAGTTCCCGAACGGCCCACTGGCGTGCGCTGGCGGGTGTTCGCCCTGGCCTGTGGCTGTTCGTTTCTGCTGTACCTGCATCGCTACACCTGGAACATCGTCGGGCCGAAGCTGCAGGATACATACCAGTTCGATCACGCGCTGGCGGGCTGGGTCTTTGCCGCGTTCTATGTGACCTACGCCGCCGGGCAGATTCCCAGCGGCATCTTCATCGACCGGTTCGGCCCGCACCGCTTTCTCTCAATCATCGCGGTGCTCTGGTCGGCATGCCTGGCGGGATTCGGCCTGACTGGCAATCTGTGGGCGCTCGGCGGATTGCGGGCGCTGTTTGGTGCGGCGCAGGCGGGATGTTACCCGGGATTGACGAAGGTGACGCGGTCGTGGTTTCCGCTGCGCAGCCGGACGATGATCCAGGGCTGGGTGGCGACGACATTCGGGAGGGCCGGCGGAGCGATGTCCCCGATCCTGCTGGGGACGGTCCTGATGGGCTGGTGCGGATTCACGTGGCAGTCGGCGCTGTGGGTTCTCGCAGGCTGCGGCGTTGTGTTCGGAATCGGGTTCGGGCTGCTGTTTCGCAACACCCCCGAGGAGCACCCGGAGGTCAACGAGGCCGAGCTGTCAATCATTCGAGACGGCCAGGTCGCTGCAGCGCCGCAGACCGGCGTGCTCCCGTGGGGGCAGGCGTTTCGCAACCGCAGTCTGCGCGTGTTTGTCGTGCAGCAGTATCTGGATGCCGGCTCGGATGTGGTCTTCGTCTCGCTGATCGGAGCGTACTTCCTGCAGGCTCACGGCGTGGATATCAAGTCGACCGGCTGGCTGGTCAGCCTGCCGCTGTGGGGCGGGGCGTTGGGGGGAATCGTCGGCGGCTGGCTGAATGAAACGCTGATCGGTGCGACGGGGAACCGGCGGTGGTCGCGGAGTCTGATCGGGGCGACGGGGAAGATCGTCGGCTGCGTCTGCCTCCTGCTGATGGCAACCCTCGCCAACCCGCTGTATGCCGGGCTGATGCTGGGGGTGGCGAAGTTCTTCAGCGACTGGAGTCAGCCGACGGTGTGGGGGACCTGCACCGATCTGGGAGGCCGCTTTTCGGCGACGGTGTTCAGCATCATCAATACGGCGGGCACGCTGGGGGGCGTGATCATGCCGCCGGCTTTCGGATACCTGCTGGACGCCTTCACGACGACGCAGACGGTGGCGGGGGAAACGCTGAAGATGACGAACTGGTCGCCGCTGTTCTACCTGATCGCCGCGATGTATTTCGGCAGCGGCTTCTGCTGGCTGCTGATTGACTGCACGAAGACACTGGATACTTCTGAGCAGTCGCTTGCGTGA
- a CDS encoding mandelate racemase/muconate lactonizing enzyme family protein produces MKIVSVEAIPVRIPLKPERRMISALGKHDVSDFVLIRLRTDDGMEGVGEATVTARWSGETVWGAQAIIEHVLGPVVLGCDPHDIAEIDRRMEAVAVYNWYAKSAIEMACWDVVGRAAGKPVYDLLGGACRSLTIRNRFSLGAYAPDVARERAIERVGQGFDTIKVKVGTDPAEDVARVKAVREGIGPDVALMIDANGGWNEAQATSCLKQLEDCRLAIVEQPLPRGNYAGLKELRKATGCKILADESCFDEVEARELLLQDCCDVLSLYPGKQGGIARARRIAELAAEYNVPCSIGSNLEWDVGAATMLHFIVSTPNMQVDRYPGDCLGPFYHEVSIAKNPLPIDGPLITLHTGPGLGIDVDWVVVERQRMRG; encoded by the coding sequence ATGAAGATCGTCTCCGTCGAAGCCATTCCCGTCCGGATTCCCCTCAAGCCCGAGCGGCGGATGATCTCCGCCCTCGGAAAACACGACGTCTCGGATTTCGTCCTGATCCGCCTGCGGACCGACGACGGAATGGAAGGGGTCGGCGAAGCCACGGTCACCGCCCGCTGGAGCGGCGAAACCGTCTGGGGCGCGCAGGCCATCATTGAGCACGTGCTCGGCCCCGTCGTGCTCGGTTGCGACCCGCACGACATCGCCGAGATCGACCGGCGAATGGAAGCCGTCGCCGTCTACAACTGGTACGCCAAGTCCGCCATCGAAATGGCCTGCTGGGACGTCGTCGGCCGGGCGGCAGGAAAACCGGTCTACGATCTGCTCGGCGGCGCGTGCCGGTCGCTGACCATCCGCAATCGCTTTTCGCTGGGGGCCTATGCGCCAGACGTCGCGCGAGAACGGGCGATCGAGCGCGTCGGGCAGGGCTTCGACACGATCAAAGTCAAGGTGGGAACCGATCCGGCGGAAGATGTTGCCCGTGTGAAAGCGGTGCGCGAAGGGATCGGCCCCGACGTCGCCCTGATGATCGACGCCAACGGCGGCTGGAACGAAGCGCAGGCGACGTCGTGCCTCAAGCAGCTTGAAGACTGTCGTCTGGCGATCGTCGAGCAGCCGCTGCCGCGCGGCAACTACGCGGGCCTCAAAGAGTTGCGGAAGGCAACCGGTTGTAAGATTCTCGCCGACGAAAGCTGTTTCGACGAAGTCGAGGCCCGCGAGCTGCTACTGCAGGACTGCTGCGACGTGCTGAGCCTCTACCCCGGCAAGCAGGGGGGGATCGCCCGCGCCCGCCGGATCGCCGAGCTGGCGGCGGAGTATAACGTCCCCTGCTCGATCGGCTCGAACCTGGAATGGGACGTCGGGGCGGCGACGATGCTGCACTTCATCGTCTCGACGCCGAACATGCAGGTCGACCGCTACCCCGGCGACTGCCTGGGTCCGTTCTACCACGAGGTCTCGATTGCGAAGAACCCGCTGCCGATCGACGGCCCGCTGATCACGCTGCACACGGGGCCGGGGTTGGGGATCGACGTCGACTGGGTCGTGGTGGAGAGGCAGCGGATGCGGGGGTGA